In one Echinicola marina genomic region, the following are encoded:
- a CDS encoding Hsp20/alpha crystallin family protein produces the protein MLHALKKNNGSHSVFSDLLQPLSWFNRDLFDFDTSLMPSRLGINMPTANITEGPKEYRIDLAAPGLEQKDFNIEIENGSLCISAEREEEKDVKEEEFSRKEYSFNSFSRSFALPENIDEGKIEAKYNKGVLKITIPKVKETPAKPVHKIEVK, from the coding sequence ATGTTACATGCACTGAAGAAAAACAATGGAAGTCATTCGGTTTTCTCCGACCTATTACAGCCCTTATCTTGGTTCAATAGGGACCTGTTTGACTTTGATACCAGTTTGATGCCATCCCGATTAGGCATCAATATGCCCACTGCCAATATCACAGAGGGACCAAAAGAATACAGGATTGACCTGGCAGCACCGGGATTGGAGCAAAAAGACTTCAATATCGAAATAGAAAATGGTTCATTATGTATCAGCGCAGAAAGGGAAGAGGAAAAGGATGTAAAAGAAGAAGAATTTTCCAGAAAGGAATATTCCTTTAATTCTTTTTCCAGGTCGTTTGCATTGCCTGAAAATATAGATGAAGGAAAAATTGAGGCAAAATACAATAAGGGTGTTTTGAAAATCACCATTCCAAAAGTAAAAGAAACTCCAGCAAAACCAGTTCATAAGATAGAAGTTAAATAA
- a CDS encoding BON domain-containing protein: MENAVTKRQVAQMLGTLNLAEPNYVHIEINEGNLFLKGYVQSWMDRDNIEDSVRSIPGIESIVNDLEVKVIPQSD; the protein is encoded by the coding sequence ATGGAAAATGCAGTAACCAAGAGGCAAGTCGCTCAAATGCTGGGCACCCTCAATTTGGCAGAGCCAAACTATGTGCATATTGAGATCAATGAGGGAAATTTATTCCTAAAAGGCTATGTGCAATCATGGATGGATAGGGACAATATCGAAGATTCGGTCAGAAGTATTCCAGGTATAGAATCTATAGTGAATGATCTTGAGGTAAAAGTCATTCCTCAGTCAGATTAA
- a CDS encoding response regulator produces the protein MMNHKILLIEDHMEMAENISSILQFAQYQVEVAKDGKSGVEMAQKSPPDLILCDIMMPELDGYSVLHILSHDPKTADIPFIFLTAKADKKDFREGMNLGADDYITKPFEGLDLLKVVEMRLKKRDASLSPEEEGKDEQIIAGTSKEVNLNLEDLSVKLQSRKFRKKDLIYMEGQHPNVLFQIRKGCVKTFKINSFGKELITGFHRPGDFLGYVALLENGSYVENAEALEELELDVISKEDFLTMVYGHKETAQRFFKLLSGRIDELEKRLLEIAYHSVRQRVASVLLLLSQETAGNRGEYIIKIARKDIANIVGTTTETLNRTLADFKDEKLIDIRVEGLAMLDREKLIRIQYQ, from the coding sequence ATGATGAATCACAAAATTCTTTTGATAGAAGACCATATGGAGATGGCTGAAAATATTTCAAGTATCTTGCAATTTGCCCAATATCAGGTAGAGGTGGCAAAGGATGGGAAATCAGGAGTGGAGATGGCCCAAAAGTCCCCACCTGATTTGATTTTATGTGATATTATGATGCCAGAATTGGATGGGTACAGTGTGTTGCATATTTTATCGCACGACCCCAAAACGGCTGATATACCTTTTATCTTTCTCACGGCCAAGGCGGACAAAAAAGATTTTAGGGAAGGGATGAACCTAGGGGCAGATGATTATATCACCAAGCCTTTTGAAGGTTTGGACCTTTTGAAGGTGGTCGAAATGAGATTGAAAAAGAGAGATGCTTCGTTATCCCCAGAAGAGGAAGGTAAGGATGAGCAAATAATAGCAGGAACTTCGAAAGAAGTAAACCTAAATTTAGAGGATTTATCAGTAAAACTACAAAGTAGGAAGTTCAGGAAGAAAGACCTGATATATATGGAAGGTCAGCATCCCAATGTGCTTTTCCAGATCCGAAAAGGTTGTGTGAAGACATTCAAAATAAATTCCTTTGGCAAGGAGCTAATAACCGGTTTTCATCGACCAGGAGATTTTTTGGGATATGTGGCATTACTGGAAAACGGAAGCTATGTGGAAAATGCGGAGGCACTAGAAGAGCTGGAATTGGACGTTATCTCCAAGGAAGATTTTTTGACAATGGTATATGGCCACAAGGAGACAGCCCAAAGGTTTTTCAAATTACTTTCAGGCAGAATAGATGAACTAGAGAAACGGTTATTGGAAATCGCCTATCATTCTGTAAGGCAGAGGGTCGCCAGTGTGCTGCTGCTGCTCAGTCAGGAGACTGCTGGAAATCGAGGCGAATATATCATTAAGATTGCCAGAAAGGACATTGCCAATATTGTAGGGACGACTACTGAAACCCTCAATCGTACTTTGGCGGATTTTAAGGATGAAAAGTTAATAGATATAAGGGTAGAGGGATTGGCAATGTTGGATCGAGAAAAGTTGATCCGTATACAATATCAATAA
- a CDS encoding pyridoxamine 5'-phosphate oxidase family protein — protein sequence MIGTLTNDQISHVLYGQNIGRIACQNQGKIYMVPISYAFDKGYIYGHSKLGKKIKMMREEPRVCFQVDSIDNMTNWRSVIIWGEYEELSDEGSYQYGIKLLEDKLAPFIPSTAVQSLPEKEHSQPEIMEKSTRPIVFRIRILEQTGKYEKHIH from the coding sequence ATGATAGGAACATTAACAAACGACCAAATCAGTCATGTACTGTATGGACAGAATATAGGCCGAATTGCCTGTCAAAATCAGGGTAAAATATATATGGTCCCCATTTCTTATGCCTTCGATAAAGGCTATATCTATGGACACTCCAAATTGGGTAAGAAAATTAAAATGATGCGAGAGGAACCGAGAGTATGTTTCCAGGTAGATTCCATCGACAATATGACCAATTGGAGAAGTGTGATCATCTGGGGAGAATATGAAGAGCTATCAGATGAAGGCAGTTATCAGTACGGTATTAAACTCCTCGAAGATAAACTTGCCCCATTTATACCGAGCACTGCAGTTCAATCTCTCCCTGAAAAAGAACATAGCCAACCCGAAATTATGGAAAAAAGTACCCGGCCCATCGTTTTTAGAATTAGAATACTAGAACAAACTGGCAAATATGAAAAACACATCCATTAA
- a CDS encoding YbhB/YbcL family Raf kinase inhibitor-like protein, with protein sequence MKRHALNISCSKILNDQRIPGIYTCDGKNINPPLKTGNLPKKTKSIAVIMEDKEMSAAGSVHWLAYNIPATGMINENEQNCLYGLNDFNQKCYTGPCPDHGLHKYLFRVYALDDFLYFYHENVSRLDVEEGIRYHIVGYGELIGYYKRSKQFNLVKIAG encoded by the coding sequence ATGAAAAGACACGCCCTAAATATTTCATGTTCAAAAATTTTGAATGATCAAAGAATTCCTGGCATCTATACTTGTGATGGAAAGAATATCAACCCTCCCTTGAAGACAGGCAATTTACCCAAAAAGACCAAATCCATAGCGGTGATTATGGAAGACAAAGAAATGTCCGCAGCAGGCTCTGTTCATTGGCTGGCCTATAATATTCCCGCCACGGGAATGATAAATGAAAATGAGCAAAACTGTTTATATGGCCTGAATGATTTCAACCAAAAATGTTATACAGGACCTTGTCCGGATCATGGTCTACATAAATACTTGTTTAGGGTTTATGCTTTGGATGATTTTTTATATTTCTACCACGAAAATGTTTCACGTCTGGACGTAGAAGAAGGCATTAGATATCATATTGTAGGCTATGGGGAACTGATAGGCTATTATAAAAGATCTAAGCAGTTTAATTTGGTAAAAATTGCCGGATAA
- a CDS encoding histone H1, with protein MSRFSEAKELVEALEADFTKFYEQGNKAAGTRIRKGMQDLKNLAQDVRNEVSAIKNGEK; from the coding sequence ATGAGCAGATTTTCAGAAGCAAAAGAACTAGTAGAAGCTTTAGAAGCAGATTTCACGAAATTTTATGAGCAAGGTAACAAAGCCGCAGGAACCAGAATCAGAAAAGGAATGCAAGACCTCAAAAACCTAGCTCAAGATGTTAGGAATGAAGTAAGTGCCATTAAAAACGGTGAAAAATAA
- a CDS encoding LacI family DNA-binding transcriptional regulator encodes MKKRPSTITDIAKALNISASTVSRALHDNPSISLETKNKVLSLARELNYQPNMLALSLLKKKTKTIGVIVPEITSYFFAMVINGVQDMVDEAGYKLIISQSNESFEEEEKLIETLSLGRVDGFLISPSSKTMSYGHLEKLRASGIPIVVFDRDCPNFEADKVLVDDFDGAYQAVDYLVKTGCRRLAHIAGPESLTTSQHRKAGYLKALERNNLDIEEELIQTVGGFTSEFGEEAAKALLDLPNPPDAIFAINDAVAIGAMSAIFERGLRIPEDISIVGFDDEPYSKYFHPSLSSVWQPVYDLGMLSSKILMNQLDKEVEDNDYRYEILKPELVIRESSKPLPDFYRL; translated from the coding sequence ATGAAAAAGAGACCCAGCACCATTACCGATATTGCCAAAGCCCTAAATATTTCCGCTTCTACCGTTTCAAGGGCCCTGCATGATAATCCTTCCATAAGTTTAGAAACAAAAAACAAGGTGCTGTCATTGGCCAGAGAACTCAATTATCAACCGAATATGTTGGCTTTGAGTCTTTTGAAAAAGAAAACCAAAACCATAGGGGTGATTGTGCCAGAAATAACAAGCTATTTTTTTGCCATGGTGATCAACGGCGTACAGGATATGGTGGATGAGGCGGGTTATAAATTGATCATTAGCCAATCCAATGAATCTTTTGAAGAAGAGGAAAAACTGATAGAAACACTTTCCTTGGGCAGGGTAGATGGTTTTTTGATTTCTCCATCTTCCAAAACAATGAGTTACGGACATCTGGAAAAGCTACGTGCTTCGGGTATTCCCATAGTGGTTTTTGATAGGGATTGTCCCAATTTTGAAGCAGATAAGGTTTTGGTGGATGATTTTGATGGGGCTTATCAGGCGGTGGATTATTTGGTAAAAACAGGTTGTAGACGGCTTGCACACATTGCTGGTCCAGAGAGCTTGACCACGAGTCAACATAGAAAAGCAGGTTATTTAAAAGCCTTGGAGAGGAATAATTTGGATATTGAGGAAGAGCTTATCCAAACTGTGGGGGGATTTACCTCGGAATTTGGAGAGGAAGCAGCCAAAGCACTTTTGGATTTGCCCAATCCTCCCGATGCTATCTTTGCGATTAATGATGCAGTGGCCATTGGGGCCATGTCAGCGATTTTTGAGCGTGGACTTCGAATACCTGAGGACATTTCCATTGTTGGTTTTGATGATGAGCCCTATAGCAAATATTTTCATCCTTCACTCAGTTCCGTATGGCAACCGGTTTATGATCTAGGAATGCTTTCCTCAAAAATATTGATGAACCAGTTGGATAAGGAGGTGGAGGATAATGATTACCGTTATGAAATATTAAAGCCCGAATTGGTCATAAGGGAATCATCTAAACCCTTGCCAGATTTTTATAGGCTATAG
- a CDS encoding solute:sodium symporter family transporter, whose protein sequence is MLTSVLSFVAFTLFVAFYAWRKTRKENLDTEDGYFLGGRSLTGVVIAGSMIMTNISTEHLVGMNGSSYRNGFVIIAWEVTSALALIVAAVYFVPKYLKMGLTTIPQYLESRYDAGTRSMVALFLLVSFAVTLLPIVLYTGAINLESLFNVSEVLGVSRETGLWYTVLVVGGIGSIYAIFGGLKAVAVSDTINGYGLLIAGLLVPLIALFMIGDGNPFSGMAKVFENSPEKFNVIGAKDSVLPFSTLFTGLIINQLYFWCMNQTIIQRALGAKNLKEAQKGLLYTGALKLLVPFIIVLPGVIAYYYFGNQYFDSQDMVYPELVKKVLPVGLTGVFAAVIMGAVLSTFNSVLNSASTIFSIDIYKRLIKPSASPHKLVLAGKLSATFLAVTSIVAAPMVANAPEGLFQLLQQLNGIFFIPIASIMIAGFFTKNITATAAKVALVTGLIFYVLATFILDINIHFVHVWGIEFLLNMGIMFLISYFWPKAVKEVTEDREGGNFYKWKYAGIVSISLVIITLTIYIWLGNV, encoded by the coding sequence ATGTTGACTTCTGTTTTATCATTTGTTGCCTTTACACTTTTTGTGGCATTTTATGCTTGGCGCAAGACCAGAAAAGAAAATTTGGATACGGAAGATGGCTATTTTCTAGGTGGAAGAAGCCTCACGGGAGTGGTCATAGCTGGTTCTATGATTATGACCAATATTTCCACCGAACATTTGGTAGGAATGAATGGCTCTTCTTATAGAAATGGTTTTGTGATCATTGCTTGGGAAGTTACTTCTGCATTGGCACTTATCGTTGCTGCAGTTTATTTTGTGCCTAAATACCTGAAAATGGGCTTGACCACTATTCCTCAATATTTGGAGTCCCGGTATGATGCAGGTACACGCTCAATGGTGGCTCTATTCTTATTGGTTTCTTTTGCTGTGACTTTGTTGCCCATTGTACTTTATACAGGAGCTATTAATTTAGAAAGTCTATTTAATGTGTCCGAAGTATTGGGAGTAAGCAGGGAAACAGGACTTTGGTATACCGTATTGGTTGTGGGAGGAATTGGTTCTATTTATGCGATTTTTGGTGGTTTAAAGGCTGTGGCAGTGTCTGATACCATTAATGGCTATGGTTTGCTGATTGCAGGATTGCTGGTGCCTTTGATTGCATTATTTATGATAGGTGATGGAAACCCCTTTAGTGGAATGGCAAAAGTGTTTGAAAATAGCCCGGAGAAGTTCAATGTCATTGGAGCAAAGGATTCTGTTTTGCCGTTTAGTACATTATTCACGGGATTGATCATCAATCAGCTGTATTTCTGGTGTATGAATCAAACTATCATACAGCGAGCTTTGGGGGCAAAAAACCTGAAGGAAGCACAAAAAGGACTATTGTACACAGGTGCTCTGAAGCTCCTGGTTCCTTTTATAATTGTTTTACCGGGTGTCATAGCTTATTACTATTTTGGAAACCAGTATTTTGATAGCCAGGATATGGTATATCCTGAATTGGTCAAAAAGGTTTTGCCAGTAGGCTTAACTGGAGTTTTTGCGGCAGTAATTATGGGAGCAGTGTTAAGTACATTCAATAGTGTACTGAACAGCGCATCAACGATATTCAGCATTGACATATATAAGCGGCTTATCAAACCTTCTGCCAGTCCACATAAATTGGTGCTTGCAGGTAAACTGTCCGCTACTTTTTTAGCAGTGACTTCTATAGTTGCTGCTCCTATGGTAGCCAATGCTCCAGAAGGTTTATTTCAGTTACTACAACAACTGAACGGAATATTCTTCATTCCTATTGCTTCGATTATGATTGCAGGGTTTTTTACCAAAAATATTACTGCAACTGCTGCCAAGGTGGCCTTGGTGACAGGCTTGATCTTTTATGTGTTAGCGACTTTTATATTGGATATTAATATTCACTTTGTACATGTTTGGGGAATTGAATTTCTATTGAACATGGGAATTATGTTCTTGATTTCCTATTTCTGGCCCAAGGCGGTAAAAGAAGTGACGGAAGATCGTGAAGGGGGAAATTTTTACAAATGGAAGTATGCTGGGATCGTGTCCATTAGTTTGGTGATCATTACCTTGACCATATATATATGGTTGGGAAATGTCTAG
- a CDS encoding SusC/RagA family TonB-linked outer membrane protein has product MNQFSLQKTKWLNKSLKGMMIGHLKKVTMMILFVICAKFSFAQSNITGKVISGEDEQPIPGVTVLVKGTANGTVTDLDGNYSISVPDASTSELSFSFVGYITKSVAINNQSQINITLEPDVAQLDEVVVVGYGETKKKDLTGSVVSMGSESIKETNKVNAFQAMQGQVAGVNIQAADNKPGGGFNVRIRGSNTINANETVEQGGFNPGQNPLFVVDGIFVNDISFLNPADIERMDVLKDASATAIYGSRGSNGVVIIETKKGSEGKMTVQYDNYIGVKQAYNIPDMLQGEEFVEYFKDAVVGNFYASGNFDVSRDDVDLADYMRPNELENIANNDYVNWIDLVKHNGMQQNHTLSLNGGNSKTVYGIGVAYTQDEGTFEGEDYERYTIRGNLSSKLSDYVSLSMSNYASFSIRNEGSREGLRSAYRLRPTGSPYDENGDPQFFPLEGETFITNPLFEPDNITRETRTLNYLSNLSLAVTPVKNLKISSNFSPNIEFNRYGEYRGRYAKSTSGNIENRRADVTNGNRISYTWDNIVNYKWEASEDHIINATFVYSLFMDRYENYRMQRRNFNTDDYLFYNIDAGSDIRNVESGFSKQTLESYTGRINYAFRDKYLLTLTGRYDGSSILAEDNKWAFFPSAAFAWRVIDEGFMGQQNLFDELKLRISYGQTGNNGAGGGLRPLGSQSLIGNGFTNLGGNVTQTAFVSSLANQNLTWEKTKEINFGLDFGFFNNRLYGSLDIYNRKNTGIIFFRPTPTVTGFTGVFENVGEATNKGIELGLNSVNFDGKDFKWTTSLNFAMNKNEVTKLYGDLNEILFGVQAGSFIHRVGEPVGSIYAYKFDGIWQLDETEEAQSYGQQPGQVKVKDINNDGQIDADDRTVLGANMPDWTGGISNTFNYKNWDFTFFVRTSQGAISPSYFHISHSGGFDATPARFNSLKTNYWTPDNPSNEWYQPSNNGPFAEALTYHDVSFVKVGYITLGYNFDNAVLEALKIGSLRLYFTAQNPFTFTQYEGWDPENAARNSWGSAYMSRILMGGLNVKF; this is encoded by the coding sequence ATGAACCAATTTTCACTCCAAAAAACCAAATGGCTAAATAAGTCCCTAAAGGGAATGATGATAGGTCATTTGAAGAAAGTCACAATGATGATTTTATTCGTCATTTGTGCAAAATTCAGTTTCGCACAGAGCAATATCACCGGCAAAGTAATTTCTGGAGAGGATGAACAACCGATCCCTGGCGTAACGGTATTGGTAAAGGGTACTGCTAATGGTACTGTAACGGATTTAGATGGTAACTATTCCATTAGTGTCCCAGATGCTTCTACTTCTGAGCTTTCATTTTCCTTTGTTGGCTATATCACCAAGTCGGTAGCCATCAATAATCAATCCCAGATTAATATCACTTTAGAACCAGATGTAGCCCAATTGGATGAGGTAGTTGTAGTGGGTTACGGTGAAACCAAAAAGAAAGATTTGACCGGCTCCGTTGTTTCTATGGGAAGTGAATCCATTAAGGAAACCAATAAGGTGAATGCCTTTCAGGCCATGCAAGGCCAAGTGGCCGGTGTCAATATTCAGGCAGCTGATAATAAGCCTGGAGGAGGTTTCAATGTGCGGATAAGAGGTTCCAATACCATTAACGCCAATGAAACAGTGGAGCAAGGAGGTTTTAACCCTGGTCAAAACCCTTTATTTGTCGTGGATGGAATATTTGTGAATGATATATCCTTTTTGAACCCAGCGGATATAGAAAGAATGGATGTACTGAAAGATGCTTCCGCCACAGCTATCTACGGTTCTAGAGGTAGTAATGGCGTGGTAATCATCGAAACTAAGAAGGGTAGTGAAGGTAAAATGACCGTTCAGTATGACAACTATATAGGGGTAAAACAAGCTTATAATATTCCAGATATGCTTCAGGGAGAAGAGTTTGTGGAATATTTCAAGGATGCCGTAGTTGGAAATTTCTATGCATCAGGAAATTTTGATGTGTCTAGGGATGATGTGGATTTGGCTGATTATATGCGCCCCAATGAACTGGAAAACATTGCCAATAATGATTATGTAAACTGGATAGATTTGGTCAAGCACAACGGGATGCAGCAAAACCATACACTCAGTTTAAATGGCGGTAACAGCAAAACGGTTTATGGGATTGGTGTGGCTTATACACAAGATGAAGGGACCTTTGAAGGGGAAGATTATGAGCGATATACGATTCGAGGTAATTTAAGTAGTAAATTATCTGATTATGTGAGTTTAAGCATGAGTAATTATGCTTCATTTTCCATCAGAAATGAGGGAAGCCGTGAAGGTCTAAGAAGTGCTTATCGACTTCGCCCTACAGGTAGTCCATATGATGAAAATGGAGACCCACAGTTTTTTCCATTGGAGGGCGAGACCTTTATTACCAATCCACTTTTTGAACCTGATAATATTACCAGAGAAACAAGGACCTTAAATTATTTGAGTAATCTTTCTTTGGCAGTGACCCCTGTCAAAAACCTTAAGATCAGCTCTAATTTCTCTCCAAATATAGAATTTAACCGCTACGGAGAATATCGGGGAAGATATGCCAAATCAACTAGTGGGAATATTGAAAACAGACGGGCGGATGTGACCAATGGCAATAGGATTTCTTATACATGGGACAATATTGTGAACTATAAATGGGAGGCCAGTGAAGATCACATCATCAATGCCACCTTTGTTTATTCCCTATTTATGGACCGGTATGAGAATTACAGGATGCAAAGAAGAAATTTCAATACGGACGATTATCTGTTTTATAATATTGATGCTGGTTCCGATATCCGAAATGTAGAAAGCGGTTTTTCAAAACAAACGCTTGAATCATATACTGGTAGGATTAATTATGCCTTTAGGGACAAATACCTATTGACCTTGACAGGGAGGTATGATGGATCTTCCATATTGGCAGAGGACAATAAGTGGGCATTCTTCCCTTCTGCCGCCTTTGCTTGGAGAGTGATTGATGAAGGGTTTATGGGACAACAAAACCTTTTTGATGAACTGAAATTACGCATCAGTTATGGGCAGACTGGAAATAATGGTGCTGGCGGAGGACTTAGGCCTTTAGGGTCCCAGTCATTGATCGGCAATGGTTTTACTAATTTGGGAGGGAATGTGACTCAAACAGCTTTTGTGAGCAGTTTAGCCAACCAAAATTTGACTTGGGAAAAGACCAAAGAAATCAACTTTGGCTTGGATTTCGGTTTCTTCAATAACAGGCTTTACGGGTCATTGGATATCTATAACAGGAAAAACACTGGTATTATCTTCTTTAGGCCTACGCCGACGGTAACAGGCTTCACTGGAGTGTTTGAAAATGTAGGTGAGGCGACCAATAAGGGAATTGAACTGGGATTAAATTCAGTGAATTTCGATGGAAAGGATTTTAAATGGACTACTTCCTTGAACTTTGCCATGAATAAAAATGAGGTGACCAAATTATACGGTGACTTGAATGAAATATTATTTGGTGTTCAGGCAGGTTCCTTTATTCATAGGGTAGGGGAGCCGGTAGGTTCTATTTATGCTTATAAATTTGATGGGATCTGGCAATTGGATGAAACCGAGGAGGCGCAAAGTTATGGGCAGCAGCCAGGCCAAGTAAAAGTAAAGGATATCAATAATGACGGTCAAATAGATGCCGATGACAGAACTGTACTTGGCGCAAATATGCCTGATTGGACTGGGGGGATCTCCAATACTTTCAACTACAAAAACTGGGACTTTACTTTTTTTGTAAGAACGAGTCAAGGAGCTATTTCGCCAAGTTATTTCCATATTTCCCATTCTGGTGGATTTGATGCTACACCTGCCAGGTTTAACAGTCTTAAGACTAATTATTGGACCCCAGACAATCCTTCAAATGAATGGTATCAGCCAAGCAATAATGGCCCCTTTGCAGAGGCATTGACCTATCACGATGTGTCTTTTGTAAAGGTAGGCTATATCACTTTGGGCTATAATTTTGATAATGCGGTTTTGGAGGCACTTAAAATCGGTAGTCTTAGGTTATACTTTACCGCTCAAAATCCATTCACTTTTACCCAATATGAAGGCTGGGATCCGGAAAATGCTGCCCGAAATAGTTGGGGATCAGCCTATATGTCCAGAATCCTTATGGGAGGTCTAAATGTTAAATTTTAA
- a CDS encoding RagB/SusD family nutrient uptake outer membrane protein, which translates to MNRYKILSLFAGFTLALQSCSSFLDEENRESLTDELLFKDPASFNQLVANGYDKLRLATTFYDLDHQGTDVFTRGDIISGISELNDYVNLRPANGSVRTYWTNYYAVVAAANTAIDRADEIEGLSQSAKDRGIGEAKFLRAFSYFHLVENFGGVPLVLNEIRSAQSDFTRASEQEVYLQILQDIEEALGAVDESTDEFGRVTKDAVRHLKAKVLLTQGYKSFGGSQDFAEAASIAETVIANHPLEETFSLLMDEENQRNEEVIFSLLYGSNPVSRGLGNNRHLLFKFSYDVYPGQTRSTLYHRGLGTAPTPYYFSLFEEGDERESATIRRLMLAEVDGPDGVIQAGDTSIYFPKTAWSETVIASKDYTVINPSLYFVPDGITQVHYPMFKKFDDPGVPYTNPGINPDGERDAMIMRSGETRIIAAEAYLQSGNVAKAAEHINALRLRAGLEEMVETDEVDIDLIMDESAKELGGEISRWMELKRNGTLIERVLAHNPHAALNNAIKPYHLLRPIPQSEVDVSGGSISQNEEYN; encoded by the coding sequence ATGAATAGATATAAGATATTATCCCTTTTTGCTGGTTTCACATTAGCTTTACAGTCATGCAGTAGCTTCTTAGATGAAGAAAACAGGGAATCACTTACTGATGAATTGTTATTTAAAGATCCTGCTTCTTTTAATCAATTAGTGGCAAATGGATATGATAAGCTAAGATTGGCCACCACCTTCTACGACCTTGATCACCAAGGTACAGATGTGTTTACCAGAGGAGATATTATCTCCGGAATCAGTGAATTGAACGATTATGTGAACCTTAGACCTGCCAATGGATCTGTTAGAACCTATTGGACCAATTATTATGCTGTTGTTGCCGCGGCCAATACAGCAATAGATCGAGCAGATGAAATAGAGGGACTATCACAATCTGCCAAAGACAGGGGAATAGGTGAAGCTAAGTTTTTGAGGGCATTTTCTTATTTTCATTTGGTAGAAAATTTTGGAGGTGTGCCTTTGGTCTTGAATGAAATAAGAAGTGCACAATCAGACTTTACCCGAGCTTCAGAGCAGGAAGTATATCTGCAAATCCTTCAGGATATTGAAGAAGCGCTTGGAGCAGTGGATGAAAGTACCGATGAATTTGGTCGTGTGACTAAAGATGCTGTGAGACACCTAAAAGCGAAGGTATTGCTTACCCAAGGATATAAAAGTTTCGGTGGTTCGCAGGATTTTGCAGAGGCTGCTTCCATCGCTGAAACGGTGATTGCTAACCATCCATTAGAAGAGACCTTCAGTTTGTTGATGGATGAGGAAAACCAGAGAAATGAAGAGGTCATTTTCTCTTTGCTATATGGAAGTAATCCTGTGTCAAGGGGATTAGGAAATAACAGGCACTTATTGTTTAAATTCAGTTATGATGTCTATCCTGGACAGACCCGTTCTACCTTGTACCACAGAGGGCTTGGAACGGCACCTACACCTTACTACTTCTCATTATTTGAAGAAGGAGATGAGAGAGAGTCTGCTACCATTAGAAGGTTGATGCTTGCTGAAGTGGATGGGCCTGATGGTGTAATACAGGCTGGTGATACCAGTATTTATTTTCCTAAAACTGCTTGGTCAGAAACAGTCATTGCCAGTAAAGATTATACTGTCATTAATCCTTCACTATATTTTGTTCCAGATGGTATTACCCAAGTGCATTACCCTATGTTTAAGAAATTTGATGACCCAGGTGTGCCTTATACCAATCCAGGTATCAATCCTGATGGGGAGCGCGATGCAATGATCATGCGTTCTGGAGAAACTAGGATTATTGCCGCGGAGGCTTACCTCCAGAGCGGAAATGTCGCAAAGGCAGCAGAGCATATCAATGCTTTGAGATTAAGAGCAGGCTTGGAGGAAATGGTTGAGACTGATGAAGTGGATATTGACCTTATAATGGACGAAAGTGCAAAGGAACTAGGAGGGGAAATCAGTAGATGGATGGAACTGAAAAGAAATGGGACGCTGATCGAAAGGGTTTTGGCCCATAACCCCCATGCGGCATTAAACAATGCCATCAAACCATATCACCTTTTAAGGCCTATTCCGCAAAGCGAAGTAGATGTTAGTGGCGGTAGTATTTCGCAAAACGAAGAATATAATTAA